Proteins from one bacterium genomic window:
- a CDS encoding proline--tRNA ligase, producing MRFSRAFLPTLREAPAEAEVISHQLMVRASMIRKLAAGVYSLLPLGLRVQRKVEQLCREEMNRAGAQEVFLPALNPAELWMKSGRWDLYGKELVRLKDRHDREFCLGPTHEEVITDIVSHEVRSYRDLPLNFYQIQTKFRDEIRPRFGVIRGREFTMKDGYSFDRDEAGAEVTYQGMVEAYKRFFRRCGLAFSVVEADSGAIGGSFSHEFMVLADTGEDAITACAACGYSANVEKTPVTLQLPEQHGGKMEKVHTPGARTIEEVAAFLELSPYRMAKTLLYVADGRPVAAMLPGDRELNEVKLKNALAADQLYLADEETVENLTHAEVGFAGPVGLKGAYILADPSLKGARGVVLGANETDHHYVGAEEGRDFKADAFADLAVAREGDGCSRCGEALTIRRGIEVGHVFKMGTKYSAPLGATYLDESGETQTIVMGCYGIGIGRTVAAAIEQNHDENGIIWPVPIAPYHVDVISAKMTDAQCIEESEKLYKALESEGVEVLLDDRDERAGVKFKDADLIGIPYKAVLGPRGLKEGKVELQSRRTGEAEFIPLGEAAGVIRGRIEKESSLLA from the coding sequence ATGAGATTTTCCCGGGCATTTCTCCCCACCCTCCGGGAGGCGCCGGCTGAAGCGGAGGTGATCAGCCACCAGCTCATGGTGCGGGCGAGCATGATCCGCAAGCTTGCCGCCGGGGTGTACAGCCTCCTTCCCCTCGGCCTCCGCGTCCAGCGGAAAGTCGAGCAACTTTGCCGCGAGGAGATGAACCGCGCCGGCGCGCAGGAGGTGTTTCTCCCGGCGCTCAACCCGGCGGAGCTCTGGATGAAGTCCGGCCGGTGGGACCTCTACGGCAAGGAACTGGTCCGCCTCAAGGATCGTCACGACCGCGAATTCTGCCTCGGCCCCACCCACGAGGAAGTGATCACCGACATCGTCAGCCACGAGGTGCGGAGCTACCGCGATCTTCCGCTGAATTTCTACCAGATACAGACCAAGTTCCGCGATGAGATCCGCCCGCGCTTCGGCGTGATCCGCGGCCGCGAGTTCACCATGAAGGACGGCTACAGCTTCGACCGCGACGAGGCGGGAGCGGAGGTCACTTACCAGGGGATGGTCGAGGCCTACAAGCGGTTTTTCCGCCGCTGCGGCCTTGCCTTCAGCGTGGTGGAGGCCGACAGCGGCGCCATCGGCGGAAGCTTCTCTCACGAGTTCATGGTGCTGGCCGACACCGGCGAGGACGCCATCACCGCCTGCGCTGCCTGCGGTTACTCCGCGAACGTGGAGAAGACGCCGGTGACGCTTCAGTTGCCCGAACAGCACGGCGGCAAGATGGAGAAGGTCCACACCCCCGGCGCACGGACGATCGAGGAGGTCGCTGCGTTCCTGGAGCTGTCCCCCTACCGGATGGCAAAGACCCTGCTCTATGTCGCCGACGGCCGCCCGGTGGCCGCCATGCTCCCCGGCGATCGGGAACTGAACGAGGTGAAACTCAAAAACGCCCTCGCTGCCGATCAGCTGTACCTGGCCGATGAGGAGACGGTGGAGAATCTCACCCACGCCGAAGTCGGCTTCGCCGGGCCGGTCGGGCTCAAGGGGGCCTACATCCTCGCCGACCCCTCCCTCAAGGGGGCGAGGGGGGTCGTCCTCGGGGCGAACGAAACGGATCACCACTACGTGGGAGCAGAAGAGGGCCGCGACTTCAAAGCGGATGCCTTCGCCGATCTGGCCGTGGCCCGCGAGGGGGATGGCTGCTCACGCTGCGGAGAGGCGCTCACCATCCGCCGCGGCATCGAGGTGGGGCACGTCTTCAAGATGGGGACAAAATACTCCGCGCCCTTGGGGGCGACCTATCTCGATGAGAGCGGCGAGACGCAGACAATCGTCATGGGCTGCTACGGCATCGGCATCGGCCGCACCGTCGCCGCCGCCATCGAGCAGAACCACGACGAGAACGGGATCATCTGGCCCGTGCCAATCGCCCCGTATCATGTGGACGTCATCTCTGCCAAGATGACCGATGCGCAGTGCATTGAGGAGAGTGAAAAACTCTACAAGGCGCTCGAATCGGAGGGGGTGGAGGTTTTGCTCGACGATCGGGACGAGCGGGCCGGGGTGAAGTTCAAGGACGCGGACCTCATCGGCATCCCCTACAAGGCGGTACTGGGCCCGCGGGGGCTCAAAGAGGGCAAGGTCGAGCTTCAGTCGCGGCGGACGGGCGAGGCGGAGTTCATCCCGCTGGGCGAGGCCGCCGGCGTGATACGGGGGCGCATCGAGAAAGAATCCA